The following coding sequences lie in one Phenylobacterium immobile (ATCC 35973) genomic window:
- a CDS encoding NUDIX hydrolase, whose amino-acid sequence MTHPDFSRLLSERLDPLDRQAADASGHAFPAAVLIGLVQREGGYSVLLTRRSDAMRRHAGQVALPGGRCDPGETVAETAIREAWEEIGLEPSFVTPLGQSNAATATSGIHITPVVGLIAPGFTLAANPAEVAVIFEAPFAFLMNPETFKEQEVDFGQGLRRFHAATHEDQLIWGATARIFISLRERLYD is encoded by the coding sequence GTGACACACCCCGATTTCAGCCGGCTGCTCAGCGAGCGCCTGGACCCGCTGGATCGCCAGGCCGCTGATGCGTCGGGCCACGCCTTTCCAGCCGCGGTCCTGATCGGCCTCGTCCAGCGCGAGGGGGGCTACAGCGTGCTGCTGACCCGGCGGTCGGACGCCATGCGGCGCCACGCGGGCCAGGTCGCCTTGCCTGGTGGTCGCTGCGATCCCGGCGAGACGGTCGCTGAGACGGCGATTCGGGAGGCTTGGGAGGAGATCGGTCTCGAGCCCAGCTTCGTCACGCCGCTCGGACAGTCGAACGCCGCCACCGCGACCAGCGGCATCCACATCACGCCGGTTGTGGGCCTGATCGCGCCGGGCTTCACGCTGGCGGCCAATCCGGCGGAGGTGGCGGTGATTTTCGAGGCGCCCTTCGCCTTCCTGATGAACCCCGAGACCTTCAAGGAGCAGGAAGTCGACTTCGGCCAGGGGCTGCGGCGGTTCCATGCGGCGACGCACGAGGATCAGTTGATCTGGGGTGCGACCGCCCGGATCTTCATCAGTCTGCGCGAGCGGCTCTATGATTGA
- a CDS encoding DUF1285 domain-containing protein encodes MDESASASGLARLTDAVRALPPVQDWNPSVCGDINIVIRRDGAWWHDGAPIRRDALVRLFSTILRLEADGYWLVTPVEKLKITVEDAPFVAVAVEASDAGLRFTTNVGDVVTADADHPIRLRAGEAGLKPYVEVRHGLEALIARPVYYELAALAEAREGVSGVMSGEQFFPLDAEA; translated from the coding sequence ATGGACGAGTCTGCTTCCGCATCCGGCCTGGCGCGCTTGACCGATGCGGTGCGCGCCTTGCCGCCGGTGCAGGACTGGAACCCGTCCGTTTGCGGCGACATCAATATCGTCATTCGCCGCGACGGCGCCTGGTGGCATGACGGCGCGCCGATCCGCCGCGACGCGCTGGTGCGGCTGTTTTCCACAATCCTGCGGCTGGAAGCGGATGGCTACTGGCTGGTGACGCCGGTCGAGAAGCTGAAGATCACGGTGGAAGACGCGCCTTTTGTCGCCGTGGCGGTAGAGGCAAGCGACGCGGGCCTGCGGTTCACGACCAACGTCGGCGACGTCGTGACGGCGGACGCCGACCATCCGATCCGGCTGCGCGCCGGCGAGGCTGGGCTGAAGCCCTATGTCGAGGTGCGCCATGGCCTGGAAGCCCTGATCGCACGACCCGTCTATTACGAATTGGCGGCGTTGGCCGAGGCGCGCGAGGGGGTCTCGGGCGTCATGTCAGGGGAGCAGTTCTTTCCATTGGACGCCGAGGCGTGA
- a CDS encoding GNAT family N-acetyltransferase: MIVQSSPPAAALVFQSERLQDAAEIEALYERVFGPGRFTKVSERVREIAAAAPELSFCAFAGDRLMGVVRLWRVRVGDKPIVFLGPLAVESAERRAGIGQVLVERACDAAAEAGEQVVVLVGDEAYFQRIGFSSAHTGDIRLPGPVDQRRVLARALTPGGDRDLAGVVRAA, from the coding sequence ATGATCGTCCAATCTTCTCCGCCCGCTGCGGCGCTCGTTTTCCAATCCGAGCGGCTGCAGGACGCAGCCGAAATCGAGGCCCTCTACGAAAGGGTCTTCGGCCCTGGCCGCTTCACCAAGGTGTCCGAGCGTGTCCGCGAGATCGCCGCCGCTGCGCCCGAGCTGTCGTTCTGCGCCTTCGCGGGCGACCGCTTGATGGGCGTCGTGCGCCTGTGGCGGGTGCGCGTCGGCGACAAGCCGATCGTCTTTCTGGGGCCCCTGGCCGTGGAGAGCGCTGAGCGGCGCGCCGGCATAGGGCAAGTTCTGGTCGAGCGCGCCTGTGACGCCGCGGCGGAGGCCGGGGAGCAGGTCGTCGTGCTGGTGGGCGATGAAGCCTACTTCCAGCGCATCGGCTTTTCTTCGGCGCACACTGGCGACATTCGGCTGCCCGGGCCGGTGGACCAGCGCCGCGTGCTGGCGCGCGCGTTGACGCCCGGCGGCGACCGCGACCTCGCCGGAGTCGTCCGGGCCGCCTGA